A genomic segment from Xiphophorus maculatus strain JP 163 A chromosome 6, X_maculatus-5.0-male, whole genome shotgun sequence encodes:
- the LOC102219114 gene encoding LOW QUALITY PROTEIN: serum amyloid A-5 protein-like (The sequence of the model RefSeq protein was modified relative to this genomic sequence to represent the inferred CDS: inserted 2 bases in 2 codons; substituted 1 base at 1 genomic stop codon), with protein sequence MKLLLAGIVLIFMAGSEADXYNFPVQAAQGAGDMWRAYRDLXETKWINSDQYFHARGNCDAAQRGPGGCRVILWIFLFSDLRETMNGPVXGQGPEDEAADQAANRWGRSGGDPNRYRPNGLPEKY encoded by the exons ATGAAGCTGCTTTTAGCAGGAATTGTTCTAATTTTCATGGCTGGATCTGAagctgattgatataattttcCTGTTCAAGCTGCTCAAG GAGCTGGTGACATGTGGAGAGCCTATCGGGACC AAGAAACCAAATGGATTAACAGTGATCAATATTTCCATGCCAGAGGAAACTGTGACGCTGCGCAGAGAGGACCAGGAGGCTGCAGAG TGATATTGtggattttccttttcagtgaTCTCAGAGAGACGATGAATGGACCGG AGGGTCAGGGTCCTGAAGACGAAGCTGCCGATCAGGCGGCCAATCGCTGGGGACGAAGCGGAGGAGATCCAAACCGCTACAGGCCGAACGGACTTCCAGAGAAATACtga
- the LOC111608863 gene encoding tripartite motif-containing protein 16-like has product MTQQSQLQKTEMEQQAVQLDRETFSCPICLDLLKDPVTIPCGHSYCMNCINTHWDEQDKKGMYSCPQCRKTFIPRPDLEKNTMLAALVEQLKKTGLQAAAADHCYAGPEDVACDFCTGRKLKAIKSCLVCLASYCEKHLQPHHYLATFRYHKLVEPSKNLKENICSKHDEVINMFCRTDQKCICSHCLINDHEGHDTVSVAAERTERQRELEERRGNIQQRIQDREKDVKLLQQEVEAINHSADKTVEDSEKIFTELIRLLQKRSSDVKQQIRSQQETEVSRVKDVQEKLEQEITELKRKDAELEQLSHTEDHNQFLLNYPSLPALSESTHSSSINIRPLRHFEDVAAAVSELREKLQDVLRDSYKIISLKIRKVGVLLPEVEPKSKSDFLRYACKITLDPNTAHTQLVLSEGNRKVTLMNQPQSYPSHPGRFIGCCQVLSRESLTGRCYWEVEWRGRGGFVAVSYNNISRAGGGNECAFGRNNKSWALDCYQKKYTLFHKNIKTPVSGPVSSRVGVYLDHRAGILSFYSVSESMTLIHRVQTRFTEPLHAGVWIYYTKDAAEFCKLR; this is encoded by the coding sequence ATGACTCAACAGTCACAgttacagaaaacagaaatggagcAGCAGGCAGTTCAGCTGGACCGAGAAACTTTCTCCTGTCCGATCTGTTTGGATCTACTGAAGGATCCGGTGACGATTCCctgtggacacagctactgTATGAACTGTATTAACACCCACTGGGATGAACAGGATAAGAAAGGTATGTACAGCTGCCCTCAGTGCAGAAAAACCTTTATACCAAGGCCTGACCTGGAGAAAAACACCATGCTAGCAGCTTtagtggagcagctgaagaagactggactccaagctgctgctgctgatcactgctatgctggacctgaagatgtgGCCTGTGATTTCTGTACTGggagaaaactgaaagccatcAAGTCCTGTTTAGTCTGTCTGGCCTCTTACTGTGAGAAACACCTTCAGCCTCATCATTATTTAGCAACTTTCAGGTACCACAAGCTGGTCGAGCCGTCCAAGAACCTCAAGGAGAACATCTGCTCTAAGCATGATGAGGTGATTAACATGTTCTGCCGCACTGATCAGAAGTGTATCTGTAGTCACTGCTTAATTAATGACCATGAAGGTCATGACACAGTGTCAGTtgcagcagaaaggactgagaggcagagagagctggaggagagacgaggaaacatccagcagagaatccaggacagagagaaagatgtgaagctgcttcaacaggaggtggaggccatcaatcactctgctgataaaacagtggaggacagtgagaagatcttcactgagctgatccgtctcctccagaaaagaagctctgatgtgaagcagcagatcagatcccagcaggaaactgaagtgagtcgagtcaaagatgttcaggagaagctggagcaggagatcactgagctgaagaggaaagacgctgagctggagcagctctcacacacagaggatcacaaccagtttctcctcaactacccctcactgccagcactcagtgagtctacacactcatccagcatcaacatccgtcctctgagacactttgaggacgtggcagcagctgtgtcagagctcagagagaaaCTACAGGACGTCCTGAGAGACTCATATAAAATCATCTCACTGAAAATCAGGAAGGTGGGTGTTCTACTGCCAGAAGTAGAACCAAAgagcaaatctgactttttaagaTATGCATGTAAAATCACATTGGATCCAAACACGGCTCACACACAGTTGGTGCTATCAGAAgggaacaggaaggtgacattGATGAATCAACCTCAGTCTTATCCAAGTCATCCAGGCAGATTCATTGGGTGTTGTCAGGTTCTGAGCAGAGAGAGTTTAACTGGacgttgttactgggaggtggagtggagagggagaggaggattTGTAGCTGTTTCATACAATAATATCAGCAGAGCAGGAGGTGGGAATGAATGTGCATTTGGTCGGAATAACAAGTCTTGGGCTTTGGATTGTTACCAGAAAAAATATACACTTTTTCACAAGAACATCAAAACTCCCgtctcaggtccagtttcctccagagtcggagtgtacctggatcacagagcaggtattctgtccttctacagcgtCTCTGAATCCATGACTCTgatccacagagtccagaccagatTCACTGAGCCGCTACATGCTGGAGTTTGGATTTATTATACCAAAGACGCTGCAGAGTTCTGTAAACTCAGATAG